A window from Fragaria vesca subsp. vesca linkage group LG5, FraVesHawaii_1.0, whole genome shotgun sequence encodes these proteins:
- the LOC101309939 gene encoding pentatricopeptide repeat-containing protein At3g16610-like, which yields MLRCATQLTRRQLLHHFTTLRATTTQTYSSNYINLLEACIRSKSLAQAKTIHQHLIKTKTHIESRSLLLDKLARLYLTCNQLDVARRLFDEIPQPNAILCNLFIRAYAWNGPFERAIELYYAMLESGVEPTKYTYPFVLKACSALQALQVGGDIHRHAKRLGLDSDVYVCTALIDLYAKCGEVVAAESVFDGMLCKDVVAWNAMIAGFSLHGLYDDTVRLVVRMQGAGTALNASTIVTVLPTVAQANALSQGKAIHGYSMRRRFSDDVVLSTALLDMYAKCQCIVYARRIFDAMSVRNEVCWSAMIGAYVGCDSMREAMSLFDEMVVKDMRKVTRVTLGSILRACTKLIDLSGGRRVHCYAIKSGFELSTMVGNTILSMYAKCGIIDDAFRLFDIMEPKDTVSYGAIISGCVQNGYAKEALLIFHQMQLSGIDPDLATMAGVLPACSHLAALQHGACGHGYSIVRGFVNDTSICNALIDMYSKCGKIHIGRQVFDRMLKRDTISWNAMIVGYGIHGLGIKAISQFHSMQAAGMKPDDVTFIGLLSACSHSGLVTEGKHWFSSMTRDFSIIPRMEHYICMVDLLARTGLLAEAHNFIQDMPFEADVRVWSALLAACRVHNDIELGEEVSRKVQGLGSEGTGNLVLLSNMYSSVGRWDDAAHVRIKQKDQGLKKSPGCSWVEINGVIHGFLGGDQSHPESAQIHEKLEELLVDMKEMGYCAENSFVLQDVEEEEKERILLYHSEKLAIAYGILHLSQGKPIFVTKNLRVCGDCHAAIKFISLVTKREISIRDVSRFHHFRDGNCSCADFW from the coding sequence ATGTTACGGTGCGCTACACAACTCACTCGTCGCCAACTTCTTCACCACTTCACAACTCTACGCGCCACAACTACACAAACCTACTCCTCTAACTACATCAATCTTCTTGAAGCCTGCATTCGATCCAAATCTCTCGCTCAAGCCAAGACAATCCACCAACACCTCATAAAAACCAAAACCCACATCGAGTCGAGGTCTCTTCTTCTTGATAAACTGGCCCGTCTCTACTTAACCTGTAATCAACTCGACGTCGCACGCCGACTGTTCGATGAAATTCCCCAACCAAATGCTATACTATGCAACCTCTTTATACGAGCCTACGCGTGGAATGGACCCTTTGAACGAGCCATTGAGTTGTACTACGCCATGCTCGAATCGGGTGTTGAACCGACCAAGTACACGTACCCTTTTGTTCTCAAGGCATGCTCTGCTTTGCAAGCACTTCAAGTTGGTGGGGATATTCATCGACACGCGAAACGACTCGGGCTCGACTCTGACGTATATGTTTGCACTGCTCTGATTGATTTGTATGCGAAATGTGGTGAGGTGGTGGCTGCAGAGAGTGTGTTTGATGGGATGTTGTGTAAAGATGTTGTGGCGTGGAATGCTATGATTGCCGGGTTTTCGCTTCATGGTCTTTATGATGACACTGTAAGGTTGGTTGTTAGGATGCAGGGAGCGGGAACAGCCCTGAATGCTTCTACTATTGTTACAGTTCTTCCTACTGTTGCGCAGGCTAATGCGTTGAGCCAAGGGAAGGCGATACATGGTTACTCTATGAGGAGGAGGTTTAGTGATGATGTGGTACTTAGTACTGCGCTTTTGGACATGTATGCGAAATGTCAGTGCATAGTTTACGCGAGGAGAATATTTGATGCAATGAGTGTTAGGAATGAGGTTTGTTGGAGTGCAATGATAGGTGCATATGTTGGGTGTGACTCCATGAGGGAGGCAATGTCATTGTTTGATGAAATGGTGGTGAAAGATATGAGGAAAGTGACACGAGTTACTCTAGGAAGCATACTCCGAGCTTGCACAAAGCTGATTGATCTGAGTGGAGGGAGACGAGTACATTGTTATGCAATTAAATCCGGTTTTGAATTAAGTACAATGGTGGGCAACACCATCCTTTCTATGTATGCAAAGTGTGGGATTATAGATGATGCATTCAGGTTATTTGATATAATGGAGCCAAAAGATACGGTTTCTTATGGTGCTATCATTTCAGGCTGTGTGCAGAATGGTTATGCAAAGGAAGCTTTGCTTATATTCCACCAGATGCAGTTGTCTGGGATTGATCCAGATTTGGCAACCATGGCAGGTGTTTTGCCTGCCTGTTCACATTTGGCTGCTCTGCAACATGGGGCCTGTGGCCATGGTTACTCAATTGTTCGCGGCTTTGTTAATGACACCTCAATATGTAATGCCTTAATAGACATGTACTCGAAATGTGGGAAGATCCATATAGGCAGGCAAGTATTCGACAGAATGCTTAAGCGGGACACTATCTCATGGAATGCAATGATAGTTGGTTATGGGATTCATGGCCTTGGGATAAAAGCAATTTCACAGTTCCACAGTATGCAGGCAGCTGGAATGAAGCCGGATGATGTAACTTTCATTGGCCTCTTATCTGCTTGCAGCCATTCGGGGCTTGTCACTGAAGGAAAACACTGGTTTAGTTCTATGACTCGAGATTTCAGCATAATCCCAAGGATGGAACACTACATATGCATGGTTGATCTTCTTGCCCGAACTGGACTGTTGGCCGAGGCACACAATTTCATTCAAGACATGCCATTTGAGGCTGATGTTCGAGTATGGAGTGCACTGCTTGCTGCATGTAGGGTTCACAATGATATTGAACTTGGGGAAGAAGTGTCCAGGAAAGTTCAAGGGCTAGGATCTGAAGGTACTGGAAATTTGGTCCTCTTATCTAATATGTACAGTTCTGTTGGGAGATGGGATGACGCAGCGCATGTGAGAATTAAACAGAAGGATCAAGGCCTTAAGAAGAGTCCAGGATGTAGTTGGGTTGAAATTAATGGGGTGATTCATGGATTTCTCGGTGGAGATCAGTCACATCCAGAATCGGCTCAGATACATGAAAAATTAGAGGAACTACTAGTAGACATGAAAGAGATGGGATATTGTGCAGAAAATAGTTTTGTTCTCCAAGATGTTGAGGAAGAGGAGAAAGAAAGGATCCTCCTTTACCATAGTGAGAAACTAGCCATTGCTTATGGAATTCTTCATCTGAGCCAGGGGAAACCCATTTTTGTTACTAAAAATCTGCGGGTCTGTGGTGATTGCCATGCTGCTATAAAGTTCATCTCTCTTGTTACAAAGAGAGAGATAAGCATAAGAGATGTGAGTCGGTTTCATCATTTCAGGGATGGAAATTGTAGTTGTGCAGACTTTTGGTGA